The sequence CCGGCCATGCCAGTCGTCCCCGGAAATGCCGATCAGTACGGCTTTGGCCCCGAGGGAAGCGACATTGGCGGCGGTGTTGGCGGCGCCGCCCAGAACGCGGCGGGTGCGGGCCTCGTCCACCTTGAGTACGGGCACCGGTGCCTCGGGGGAAAGGCGGGAGCAATCGCCGCTCACGAACTCGTCCAGAAACACGTCGCCGAGGACCAAAACGCTCCGGGACGGAAAGCGGGACAATAATTCGGCGGTTTCCATGGTGTAACCCGGCTCCAGGAATAACGAACGTAACGGCAATCCGGCTTAATTGTAGAATGCGCGGCCACCCTGAGGACACCCCCTTCACATAACTGTTGTTACAGAAGTCGTTATAACGTATATTAAGATTATGAAAAGCAAATCTGTCGAATCCGTAATCGCGCCGCCTCCGGCCCATATGGTGGGGGACGGCTTCAAGGTGCATAACTTTTTCCCCGGCCGATTGGGGATGACCCGCATGAGTCCTTTCTTCCTGATGGACTACGGCCCCAAGACCCGTATTCCCCCGAGCGAAACCCCGCGCGGGGTCGGCGCGCATCCGCATCGCGGCTTCGAGACGGTGACCCTCGCGTTCCACGGCCGCGTGGCCCATCATGACAGCGCGGGCAACAGCGGCATCATCGGCGAAGGCGATGTGCAATGGATGACGGCGGGCTCCGGCATCTTGCATAAGGAATACCATGAGAAGGAATTCGCCCGCTCCGGCGGATTCATGCAGATGGTGCAATTGTGGGTGAACCTGCCCGCGCGCGATAAGATGACGGCTCCCCGTTACCAGGAGATCAAGCAGGCCGACATGGGCGCGTATGATTTGCCGGATGGGCAGGGCAGGGTTGAAGTGGTGGCGGGCGAGTACCGCGGTGCCAAGGGTCCCGCCAAGACGCACACCCCGGTGCAACTGTACAAGGCGCGCTTGGCGACCGGCGCTGCTTGGGATTTGGAATTTCCGTCGAACCACAATACGGGCTTGCTGGTGATCGAAGGCGCGGTGGAAGCGAATGGCCGCTCGGTGCCGGCCAATCATTTCGCCCTCTTCGGGAACGATGGGGAAGGCGTCACGGTGAAGGCGACGGCGGATAGCCGGCTGCTGGTCCTGAGCGGCGCGCCCATCGACGAGCCGATCGCCGCCTATGGACCCTTCGTGATGAACACGCAAGAAGAGATCTACCAGGCGGTGGAGGATTTCCAGTCAGGGAAATTCGGTCGCTTGGAGTGAATCCGATCGCCGCGAGGCTTCGCCGGGGATAAATACTTATCCTTTCCGGAATGCGGCCTTCGGAGATCCTGCCCGCGGCGTTTCTTGCCGCCCTGGCCACCGCAGCCTTCGGCCGTTCCTATACGACGGTCTTCCCCGCTAGCGAAGCCCCCATCTCCGAAAGCGGCGCGTGGCTCAATGGGGCCAAGGACGGCCTCGATTGGGGGGACATCTCGACAACCTTGGGCAAGACCCATCCGCATCCCGGGCCCGCGCGTTATGCCGATGCCACCGCTCTATTGGCGGGAACCTGGGGTTCGGATCAATCCGCCGAAGGCACGGTCTGGACGGGCGACCCACATAACTACCCCGAGGTTGAGTTGCGCTTGCGATCGACCTTGTCCCCCCATGCCTGCAACGGTTATGAGATCACGTTCTCTATCGCGCCTAACGCCTACCTGATCATCGTTCGGTGGAACGGTCCGCTGGGCGACTTCACCTACCTCGCCAATATCAACGGTTCGCAATACCAGGTGAAAGCGGGCGACGTGGTCAAGGCCACCATGGTGGGCCACGTTATCACCGCTTATAAGAACGGGGTAATGATGGGCCAGGCCATTGACTCGGTATACGCGACGGGGCGTCCGGGCATGGGATTCAACGAGCAGGAGAACGGCGATTACGGCTATACCAGATTCACCGCTACGGATGAAGCGGTTTCGATTCTTAGGCCGTCTCCTAGGCGGCTCTCCCTCTTCGGACTCGGCTCCCCGGGAACCGCC is a genomic window of Fibrobacterota bacterium containing:
- a CDS encoding pirin family protein; its protein translation is MKSKSVESVIAPPPAHMVGDGFKVHNFFPGRLGMTRMSPFFLMDYGPKTRIPPSETPRGVGAHPHRGFETVTLAFHGRVAHHDSAGNSGIIGEGDVQWMTAGSGILHKEYHEKEFARSGGFMQMVQLWVNLPARDKMTAPRYQEIKQADMGAYDLPDGQGRVEVVAGEYRGAKGPAKTHTPVQLYKARLATGAAWDLEFPSNHNTGLLVIEGAVEANGRSVPANHFALFGNDGEGVTVKATADSRLLVLSGAPIDEPIAAYGPFVMNTQEEIYQAVEDFQSGKFGRLE